The Chanodichthys erythropterus isolate Z2021 chromosome 1, ASM2448905v1, whole genome shotgun sequence genome segment TTTTGCAAAACGAATGTAAGATTTGCAAAAACTTGTTTATGAGttatttatttgacaaataGGTTTACAGTAGGCCTTTGAGAATTTGTTCAGAGAATGGGGTTTAATATAATtgtgaaaaacagtaataaGGAAACTGCATATGTGAAAATGACAGtcatataaaaaataacttaattactACTATATGCATCCGGCTAAAACAGAGCACAAAATGAAATGCGActatttgtttttagttttgtgtgtgtgtgtgcgtgggtgggttaaaaatgaagaaaatatacAAATTTCCAACACATTTACtggtagcatttttttttttttttttttttaatttttctatctGATGCTGTTTTGCTGAGTTATTTGATTTCCTGAAAGAGGTGCATGAGcctgaccatttttttttatcaatatcatttttatcaatataatctcaAAATAGTGAAACATATCTATATGTCATCATACAGTATATgtctattattactatttaatcCAACCAAAAAACAATATCAGCTTTCCTTCTAATAAAAATTCCACAAACATTTTAGTGcataatatttcatttatttatttgtattcatttattataatttttatacaacacaataataaacaagaaaaaaagacagaaagaatGAACAGGAGatatataaaaaactaaaaatcaccTTCTTTCAGAGCTTTGATCTATTAATGGTGGTTTTAACATTAATTCGCCAGTGCTGTGGCATAATACCAACCACTAAAACTTGTGTCATGTGGCAGATTTTGGCATGTGCAACTGAATATTGTGGAAGACGTAACATTATATTTTGTGGCACCTCCAGTGGTCATCATGAGTTGAGGAGTCGGCAGGAATTGATGTAAGGAgacacaaattaaattattattttttttttaattgttttttttttttttttttttttttggtgcttaGTGTTTTAAGTAGCTGAGGTTTATTAAGTAATGCTTATAAAATTCATTAAGAGATGAGTAGGAGATCAAACAAACAGACTAACTAAAaacgaacaaaaaaaaaaagcatcatttTGTAGCTAAATAATTAtcctaattaaaaaaataatatacatagttttttttttttttaataaatgtaaattaagcATATTTATAAATGTCGAGATATtacaattgttttaaatgtttttttttgggcaCATTTGTTTTTGAGTTGAACGTCATGTTAAGTGTGTGACAGGCTGTATTACACAAACGGCCCattaggaaaaaaacaaaaactcacAGAATAAATTTGTCATTGGCCACTACGAAcgtttacattatttattaattaattgtaTCGATTGCtcatatatttattaaacaactATAATTTCATTGAATACGCTTTACTTTGGACACGCCCTAATCTGACTTTGGCCAATGAAATACCTCGTTGCTAACGTACTGTGTACCAATGCCATCCATTTGTGTTTAGACCTGAAGAAAACGAGAATCGAGACATGCAAGAGAACTTGATAGCTTTGCTTATGTTTACTGAAAATCTGTTTACGTAGCCGACACTctttttgttcaataaagccAGCAGTTTCGGtatgtatttttgtgtttattacaTCTGTAATGAGTCACGCTTTGCGATActttatatgttttttattCGGTCAACTGTAGCATTTAGCTTGTAAGCGGCTAGCTGTTTCTAAACCAGTATtgataaaatatgtttatggtTCTTTATTACTGCATTTCAGAAGCCCAAAAATATGTTTGTTCGCCATTAATATATCTATGAAAGCAAATCATTTGATTCAAAGCgaactttgtttataataaatgattgtttttttctgtagatTGCTTCCCAGGGAGAGTTTTAATAAATAACAGTATTGGATATTGCTACTAGTCcatataataattacatttgATTGTTTTCTCGAGTAGATTTACAAAATGGGGGAGCCACAGCAGGTCAGTGCTCTTCCACCGCCTCCAATGCAGTACATCAAGGAGTACACGGATGAGAATGTGCGAAAGGGACTGGCCCCCAAACCCCCTCCTCCCATTCGAGACAGTTACATGATGTTTGGCAATCATTTCCAGTGCGATGACATCATTATTCGGCCATTGGAGAGCCAGGGCATCGAGCGCCTCCACCCTATGCAGTTTGACCACAAGAGAGAGCTGAAAAAACTAAATATGTCCATCCTGGTCAACTTTCTGGACCTTCTAGACATCCTCATCAAAAGCCCTGGCAGCATTAAGCGAGAGGAGAAGATGGAGGACTTGAAACTCCTGTTTGTCCACATGCATCACCTCATCAATGAGTACCGTCCTCACCAGGCCAGGGAGACGCTTCGGGTCATGATGGAGGTTCAGAAGAGACAGAGACTAGAGACGGCTGAGCGTTTCCAGAAGCATCTGGAGCGGGTGGTGGAGATGATCCAGGGGTGTCTTGCTTCGCTGCCTGATGATTTGCCGCAACCTAACAGCTCCAGCATGGGAGAGGCTGGTGGCGCAGGGTCAGCTGGAGCCTCGAGACTTAAAGCCGAGCCTATGGATGTAGATGTGACAGGTGCTAGCTGCATGGTTGCACAAACGGACAAGAATGTACCTTGTAAGAAGGACAAGGTGTGGGACAAGGATGCTGCCATGTGCAGTATTATTGATGAGATGACTTGAGCTGTCTAAGaaattatttgtgtttttattgttattcaGGAAATGCAGGTTCTTCAACTTTTTGTTACAAAACACAGGAAGTCAACAAGTAGACCACAAACGCTTACAGACATTTAACACAGCGGTCAGCTCACATGGTCATTGAAGTAGAACTGTATgtgtgaaataataaaaatctactggtcttttcattttcatatcACTCACTGtgcttttttgtgttttcacataaataaaatagactACAAGCATCAGTTCAAGCCAGATTACATAAACTGTTGATGGGTGTAGACATGTGCATTAATGGAATGATAATGATAAAGCGGGAAAAAAAGGTTTGTCAAACCGCTGAGTAATAACCTGCTCTGCAGCCAAGCAATGATGTGTCATGTGATGTTGTTATGTGATTTAGCCAGTGTCACACGCTTATATGATGCTGATTGGTTGGAGGAAATGCAAACTTATACAACTTTTACTGCACTTATGCAAGCTTGTGTAAGTGTACTTTAGTCTAATGAGTGATGCATATTTTAAGCAAATGGATATTTGCATTTTTGGTAATGGGAATGCCTTGAGGTGTCATCCTAATATGCTGTTTCCATGTCTTCTGCTAGTAAATTCAAGTTTTTACTCACCAGTTTATCTGTACTAGAACATAAATAAATCTATGcaacataaataaacataaagcaGTTATACAAAGGTTTATGTAAGACAGGGTTTGCAAAGGTAATATTTGTATAGAAGTTGTAGACAAATTGAGATACATGTTCAAGAAATTGACACAATGTTATTCCTCAGGGTTTGTAGGATAATGTTATTTGTGCCTCGTCTTCCTACGTGTTGATAATGCTGAAATACACAAAGCAAAAGCAAGAAAGCAGTTATCAGAGCACAATTATTGAACATATGGCACAGTTTGCGTTGTGGGCGTCTATCATTGAATTAGTGCGCGAGATTCCCTGTTATGAAACGCGGCGTTCGCTGTTTCACAACAGGGTGGAACGCGGAGCGGGGGAGCCAATGGGAAGCACCGCCACGCGTCAcgtgttttttatttatgtaatgtAATGGTGTCAGAAGCGAACCTAGCATAGTCTGCGGTCTAAACACAAGGCAAAGATGTTGGTCTTGCGAACttaaaaacaggaaaatagAGATCCATCGGTCGCTTTTTATTTTGTCCTTGCACTGCGTTGATGGAGTTCGGAGGAGTCAGCGAAGCCAAGCGGAGTGAACCAATTCATCATGCACAACAAGGGAAAACGTTACTCTCACAACAAAGACTGAGATATGATTGACAATGGACAATCATAGATATTAAATCTATTGTCATATTTAAAAGTAAGTTGGATAGGGAATCCTAAAGCATGCTCTTGGCACAATTTCGCAGAAACTGCCATCGGCCTGAAGCTTATAAAAGCAGTGATCACGAAATGAGATAGGACAGAGCTATTCGTTTAACTTTTTAATCATGCCACACATTTCATGCTCATGAATCGAGCTCTGTAACTTTTGACAAAGGGCATCAGCTGTTCAACTTTCAGAAGGAAGCTGTCACCGGATGAAAGAGTCGAGGATGGATCTCCTGGAGTGTCCGATATGTCTGTTCCTCATGTGCGAGCCCATGACCATGAGCTGCGGTCACTCGTTCTGCAGGAGATGCATGGGCGCTTTCCTGCCCTCGCGATGCCCCACATGCAAAGAACGATTAAAACAGAGAGATGCgaaaaacatcaaaaacaatGTGTTACTCTTCAGCGTCATTGAAAAATGTTGCCCAGAAGAGACTAAGATGAAATGTCACATTCAGGAGAAGCTGAAAACGAGCGAGTTTACAGAAGCGCTGCGTATTGCGGACGAAGGGATCGAGATGGGTAAGGATGCAAACTCGGtttactagaaaaaaaaataccttaTGCAACCACGCTGATgtttatatataggcctattgtGCAACAGGGAACGTTTAGTGTTCCGTTTCGGTTATGAAATGTAGGTATGGCTGTCTCAACCCTAGGGTTGTGAACggagatttattttttttaaaacaccggttacatttgaataaataaagcaacggaatgtttttttttatgatgctATAAGTTGCTTTACGGAAAATGTGTTCAAAACATACAGCGCGACTAGTGTAGTCGAATGAATCATTCTTAAGAGCCGATTCTTTTTTGTGAATCAAAACATAGCCTACATCACGAATCGGAAACCAAGCCGGTGCATTTGAGTAAaccaaaacacttatgatgagTTATTGAATtaaggtgaccagatttctcatGGTGGGCAATATGACcatcacatttttatttcataatatatatatatatatatatatatatatatatatatatatatatatatatatatatataaaactatataataaaaattaaaaatatataatatacagagctgggtagattacttatgaactgattacaaattacatgacaaaatttGTAATCAGTTATATAAtctcttagattacacatttttggtaatgtaatctgactacttttggattacatttagattacttttgtgctAACCCTTATTTGGTCACATATATTGTAGGATAATCTTGTAGTATTTTGACAGATACAAAGAAATTTAttctaaaaaatatatgaatatataaatatataaatataaatatataaatatatgcatatgtatatgtgtatatatatatatatatatatatatatatatatatatatatatatgcaccaACAAAACCCTTAACAGattctttttaaaatgtatgtatggacagttaatatttcaaaatactaacattaatgtacctgttagtgtttgctgttagaaacactgaataaaacaaaaccacatcttatgattttaaaacatatttacttaaaattaagtaaGCAAGgttgtgctgtatcgtgaataagtcacggctgaagggcgttgttaggcacgacgcGAAGCCTAACTGTGACTTATTTACAATACAGccttgagtaccttattgcttttataaaacggttaccacactatacaaatattaaagccaaaaaatatgtatcaatgcaactttcatgaagtaaaatcactaaaagccttgTTTCCACCGAAAAAAATATTCCTtgaccatgaacagcaacagaagttacattattacgccattagatggcggcaaagactgtcttttatgagtgagtcactcagtagtgaagacttttacattgaaaagactgaattgtgaATCATGTACGGGacaaatcatgatttttttcttaataagtcgggacactaaaaataaagctgaaatacgGGACTGTCCCGGGAAAAAcgggacgtctggtcaccctatATTGAATTATTCTGACTCATTACCCAACCTAAAGTTATTACATACTAACGTCGTTTCTGGCtcaaaatgaaccaaaactGTTACTGTAGCATGTTGTAgcctacttaaagggatagttcacccaaaaatgaaaattctgtcatcatttactccccctcatgttgttccatacCAGTATAAATTTCTTTTTCTGCTGTatgcaaaggaagatatttggaagaactGCCCTAACAAGCACATCTCGCCCctattgactaccatagtaggaaaaaaaatactaaatacaaaaatttttccaaatatcttcctttgtgtgtacagcagaacaaagacatgtatacaggtttggaaaaaattgagggcgagtaaatgatgataattttttgggttaactatctctttattttatcatgttaattattggtttttcatatgaaaaaaaagtgaaatgtttactttttttgttttaatatttgtacTTAATGTATAGTTAGTATGAATTCTTTGTGTTTATACCACCTATAAAAAGTAAACCCACTTTTTGGAAGAATTGCAATTTTGGtgcataatataattttttgtgcttaataagtgcTTGGTGACATGGAAGGTGCCTAGGTAGTGCAGTCTAGATAGGAAGCTCACTAGATTTTAAGATACAGAAAATTAAAGCTTTCCTTTTCTTGCTGTACAGGATATTTATAGCTCATAATAATAACTGGCACTTGCCTTTTATAGGACATTTATGCAATGAAAGCACACTACATTCTTCTGAAGTAGGCCAGTGAGTTTGTGAACCTCATATTCACtaaagaaaaagtaatgcattcaATGCAATTAAAAACCACCAGAAGTACGATGATTTGAATTAAATGAGGATACGTTTAACtgtaaataatatttgaatcaTGTCAGGTCATCACTGTGGAAAATGCATCATAGAGATGATGTAATTAATATACTAAATGCATGTTCGGAATCAGATCAACCTATAAACACAGGTAGGCTGAGATAATGAAAGCCATGTGCAGCAGGAGTTTGAAATCTGTTGTTTCTAGAAATATATGCCCTAGATTGCAGCATTTTAACACAGCGTGGGTTAGTTGAAGACTGTTAGATATTGTTTTTGTGATCCTCCTACTCACACACTTGTGAGCAGAGAGCTGTGCTTGTTGAAATCAACAGTGATTTCATAAGCCCAGGCCTCCTGAAGGGTTAATGAGTACCAGTGAAAGTGGGTTAAAACATGTTGTGAGTGGCTGATGTGTGATTTCACTAACAAGGGTAAATAAGGTCAAGAAAACATCTCTAGAGCACACATTGGTGAAATAACAAGTCCCACTAGGTAAAGGAGACATTAGAGAACATACAGTACTGTAAGATGCATTAATGTAGTTGTGCAATTAATGTTTCCACGACATAATGAGATATAGTGCACTTTAGTGCAGATTGGTAATATCATAAGGCTCTTATCTTATGGATGTGACTTTACTATTAACGGCAACAGTGCCATTTGTCCTTTAGTGAATTGTATGTATCATTTTACGGCCACTGAATGACTTCAATTATCTGTCTAGTAACATAAACCCTCCATGGCAAAACCGAGATGTCTGTCATGTCAACACTTTGAATCCAATTAGAGGCAGTTTCCTGTACACTCAGCGTTCTGCCCCACATACACTTTCACTCTTGTGTAACCAAGGATTGTATGACAATGACATAATCTGGTTTTGTATCGTAACAGCCTGGTTATTTCATTGGTCTGTGTGCACAGTAAGTGACATGATGCAACATTTTTGTCCCTCTTTATGCAATAATTCAGAGAATTGTTGGATTTCCGGTCACTGTGAGATCCCTTTGTAGttgtaatttaattaatctCTCATCCACCCCTTCCTTTGTTTATCTTGTAGAAGGTGAACTCCGTTTGTTGCATTTGATCATTATGCTTTAGACAGTttgttttccttcttttttgcATTTTGCTATTAGATGGTCATCTCATGTCATGCCATCTAAGTGGTACAGATGTGCACTAATACACGTGGTGGGAGGAATGCTTATGCAGAGTACTGCTTTTCAGAGATTAATGATGTATAATTAGGTTGCTCTCTTTATGTTGATGCAAACGGATAAAAGCCTCAAATCTATGTCTTAAAAAAAGACTGAGGACTATATTGTCCATCTTTTCATGCATCTACAGCCCCTGATGATGTGAGTCTGAAAGTGTGGCGGGCTGAGGCCTGCATGGGCCTTCGGCGCTTTTCTGATGCCCTCCGTGACCTGGATGACCTGTGCTGTGTGCGACCCAATTGGACGGAGGTGAGGGCCATCTTTAACTGTTCTGGTTAATTATATGTTGTCTAGGGACAGGACTTTTGTTTGATTACTGTTTAGGAATGGTGTTGATAAATCAatttataatacatatttattattctgTATACGTAAGATCTCTAAAATGTCCGTGCAGTCTCATTGTGTGGTATTACGGAAATGACTGACACAGATTTATAGTTATGTCATCTCTGTTGGTATGGACAGAGCACATTGTTGGATTTGGCAATATTTCCACAACAGTATACTGGCATACACTAACAATCAacgttaatatttaataatacttttttaaattaatttattacttttattcagcaagaagacattaaattgaccaaaagtgatggtaatttataacattacaaaagaattccattttttaactttatattcCTCAAAGAATACTGAAGAAATTAGCAcagtttataaaaaatattcagcagcacaactgttttcaacaatgataataataagaaatgtttctagggcagcaaatcagcatattagaatgatttctgaaggatcatgtgaccctgaagactgaaataatgatgctgaaaattgagctttgtcatcacaggaataaattacattttaaattatattaaaattgaaaacacctattttaaatagtaagaatagttcaaaatattactgtttttactgtatccTTGATCTAATAAATGCCACCTCGGTGAGCTTATGAGACAAATCTTCCTGAcctcaacatttttaaatgtagttgtATGTATTATGTAACTatgatttgattttatttttttatgtcaaaagGGGGACATGTACATTTATTCCTGAGGATTttgctaaattatatttaaaggtgccctaaaattaaaaattgaatttatcttggcatagttgaataacaagagttcagtacatggaaattacatacagtgagtctcaaactccattgtttcctcctccttatataaatctcatttgtttaaaagacctccgaagaacaggcgaatctcaacatgacaccgactgttacgtaacagttgggctcatttaatatgtacgcccccaatatttgcatatgccagctcatgttcaaggaattacacaagggcagggcatctagatctgtgcacagctgaatcatcagactaggtaagcaagcaaggacaatagcgaaaaatggcagatggagcgataataacttgcatgatccatgatatcgtgatatttttagtgatatttgtaaattgtctttctaaatgtttcattagcattttgctaatgtactgttaaatgtggttaaagttaaaaaattttctttctgtattcacggagacaagactgtcgttattttcatttttaaacacttgcagtctgtataattcataaacacaacttcattctttataaatctctccaactgtgtgtaatgttagctttagccacggagcactatcaaactctttcaggatcaaatgtaaacatccaaataaataccatacttacacgattTGATATGCTggatgacgaacactttgtaaagattcattttgagggttatattagccgtgtgaactttgtttatgctgtttaaggcaagcacgagctccgggggaggggagCACGGGATTTAAAgaggccgcagcctgaatcggctcatgTTTAATTATGCCCccaaataggcagttaaaaaaaatgaattaaaaaaaatctatggggtattttgagctgaaacttcacagacacattcaggggacaccttagacttatattacattctACGATACCTTTAATAAACTGAATAGGAATATTTGTGTTaataatttatgtttaaattctgtgttttttagGGTTTCTTTCGTAAAGGGAATGTTCTTCTTGAAATGGGCAGAAAGACAGAAGCCCTCATCCACTTCTATCGCTGCCTGAAGCAGCAGCCTGACTTTGCCCCTGCGAAAAACCAGATTAAGAAGGTGGTTGTTTCAGAAAGTTTCCAGAAATATATGGAGCATGTTTTGCTTAAAAACATGAATGATTGTTTTATATGATATGCAGATCTTGGAAGCAGAGGGCATGGCTGTACCGGAAGAAGTTCCACGGATCCTGCATGTTGTGTCTGAATACTTGCAAGATCCCTGTCCTATTACCAGCTCTGTAAGCCCCTCGTGCACAGATGGTCAGCGCTACACACACAACAATGCGGAAGGTCAAAGTGATGCCGGGCAGGTGAGGTGTGAGCAGAGCACTAATGCTGTTGTGTAACATTGGCAATGTGATATCAAACTGAAAGATCTGATAtagttattattgtaatgttttctaaaagattctttttttcattaaaataaatttgtgaTGTAAGCTATATGGTAAACTTTTCCCTGTTCTGTCCTAGAATGCAACTAAAGCGAAGCACAGCACCAGTGGCGAGTGCTGCTTGAGCCTGTGTCAGGCCGTGTCCTTCCTCCCCACTGCTgaggatgatgaggaactgatgATGAAGAGAGAGGAGAAACAGAACAGAGGTAAAGATATCTTACAAACTGCTCAGGAAAACAAATGAAATGCATTCACATTTGTATATGCATCTTCTAGAGATgattaaaacattgttttagtattaaataaataaaaaatataattcttaaatggatagttcctGTGCAAAATGCAGAAAGGTTGTAGTTTAGCTGCTTTGCTTCatacaattttaattaattgtCACTTGATGATAGTTATTAATCATCATCAACCTCATGCATTTTTAAACACCTCATTAAGTAAAGAATACATAATAATGTATGTGTTGGTTTCAGCAAGTTGTGTGAGACTGGTTTGACACATTAGCTGTAATTATATTCATAACACATTAGCGCATTAGCCAAGCTACATGAACTGTAGAACACGGCCTCATGTGACTTATTGCATAAGTATACAATAATCTAATAATATGTCATTAGTAAATTGTCATATTAAACATATGATATTCATTTTGATATTTGAGATTACTTTGGGTTTTGTAAGTTCATTAGTAACAGGTAAACATAATGggttatacatttatattatttatattattattcatatacatattatttcattttacttcataagcaggtttgttttgtttgattctGTAGGTGTGTGCAGTGTGGGCAGAGAGTCCTGCCTCAGCGTTCTGACAGTGACGGATTTTGAGTGCCCTCTCTGCATCAGGTCAGTGGAGATTTGTAGTGTGTTGTTTTTCACTGGCCTTATGTCCTGCTACCAGACACTTGCACTTCCTTTGATATAGAATTAATGTTAGATTACAGTGGGTACTTAATTGAagacacaatatttttttaattgaagttacattatttttgtaatagtTTCACAAGTGTAATTCAGTATAGGGTAAATGACACTGTTTTATTCTTCTTTTGTGAATTGTGAGTTGGTATACTACAGagctgttgaatgcttgattctgattggttgacgaaggtgtgcaattattttcagggaaacacACAGCTAAAGTAGTTCCAAGCAGGTCTTGACTGCATTACAGTCCCATATCTCTTCGTCATATAATTTCAGTAATATCAAAAGTCAATGTACAATCTACAACAGCAAATGAACCAAAGCCCACAAAGACACTGACCAAGCAAATAGATATAACAAACAATAAgataaaaatgacaaactaTAACCATGTTTTCCCCACAAAATTACGTTTCATTATCATTGAAAAGCTACATATCATTTTCAGTTACGTCGCTGTTCTTGAAGCAGTTAAACTTACATCTTTGCTATTAGGTGAGACACTGCTTGCGATGAAATTTGTATTTAAAGAATAACTGACAAATGtcttaaataaaatgttttgaggcATGGTAACTGTAATATAAGTAGAATTACTGACTCCGGACtgttgaattattaaaaaaaataatgctcaaaaaaataatgcattattatttgttaataaTTCAATGTCCCGTTGTCAATTATTCCTTATCTAAGGTATTATCATTGGATATATTTCTGCAAAGTGATCCTCTTCTTAATGAAATTGGACAAAACCAGATGTTGAGAATTTCTAGCTGTCTTAACAGGGTTTTTAACAGTCTAGTATTCCAGAAGAATGGAAGAGCTTATATCACTATAAgttgtatataaatatttgttaacTTCCCACCTCTTATATATGCTCAATTGATCAATGATCGCTGTCATTATCAATGGATTAAAGGTTATTCTATGAGCCGGTGACAACACCCTGTGGACACACCTTCTGCAAGAACTGCATTGAGAGAAGTCTGGATCATAATCTACGCTGTCCACTCTGCAAACAACCACTGCAGGAGGTACTACTGAAACACAGACAATTATTACATGTATTTAGAAGCATGTAGAACCATATGATTGTACACACCCAAAATGGCTTAACACTAAGCTTTACTTTCTGTCTTAACCACAAATTATTGGTCAGGAATTCAATCACATTgtgtttttataaagtaaataaacaaaactaaatgaacaaataaaacagAGCAAATCATATTACATGGCAGTTCAAGTCTCACCGCATTACTTCCTATTCCCAGTATTTTAAGAACAGGAAGTACAACCCCACAGTGCTGCTACAGGAGATTATGTCCCGCCTCTTCCCCCAGCAGCTGGCTGAGAGGAAACAGGTGCACGAGGCGGAGATGGCAGAACTTTCAAAGTGAGTGCCGCTCTCGATGATAACAAAAAAACGGTGTTCCTGCCTAATATATTGCAAATGAGTTTCTATTAACTAAATTTCCCATGCTGCTGAGGTCTGGAAGAGATCCAGTATCtgcaaaatgtataaaatggtGTCTAAAAGTCCTAACATTTTATCAGAGGCTTTAACAGTCCAGAAGTGAAGTTATGCAAAAGCAGAATTATTTATTAGTTGCCTATCTTTTATCTCCAGTTTGACCAAGGACATCCCGATCTTTGTGTGCACGGTGGCATATCCTGGCATCCCTTGCCCGCTGCACATCTTTGAGCCTCGCTACCGTCTGATGATGCGTCGATGTATGGAGACGGGCACCAAAAAGTTTGGCATGTGCAGCTATGAGCAT includes the following:
- the lonrf4 gene encoding LON peptidase N-terminal domain and RING finger protein 1, which codes for MKESRMDLLECPICLFLMCEPMTMSCGHSFCRRCMGAFLPSRCPTCKERLKQRDAKNIKNNVLLFSVIEKCCPEETKMKCHIQEKLKTSEFTEALRIADEGIEMAPDDVSLKVWRAEACMGLRRFSDALRDLDDLCCVRPNWTEGFFRKGNVLLEMGRKTEALIHFYRCLKQQPDFAPAKNQIKKILEAEGMAVPEEVPRILHVVSEYLQDPCPITSSVSPSCTDGQRYTHNNAEGQSDAGQNATKAKHSTSGECCLSLCQAVSFLPTAEDDEELMMKREEKQNRGVCSVGRESCLSVLTVTDFECPLCIRLFYEPVTTPCGHTFCKNCIERSLDHNLRCPLCKQPLQEYFKNRKYNPTVLLQEIMSRLFPQQLAERKQVHEAEMAELSNLTKDIPIFVCTVAYPGIPCPLHIFEPRYRLMMRRCMETGTKKFGMCSYEHGKGFADYGCMLDILDLDLLPDGRSYVDTVGGSRFRVLRRGQRDGYHTADIEYLEDHKVEGGELELLQRLHDSVYQQAREWYHRLNSRIQEQISRQYGIMPEKEDDIQASANGPAWCWWLLSVLQLDPAYQTTVLSLTSLKDRLGHLRIVLEYFSQS
- the med7 gene encoding mediator of RNA polymerase II transcription subunit 7; the protein is MGEPQQVSALPPPPMQYIKEYTDENVRKGLAPKPPPPIRDSYMMFGNHFQCDDIIIRPLESQGIERLHPMQFDHKRELKKLNMSILVNFLDLLDILIKSPGSIKREEKMEDLKLLFVHMHHLINEYRPHQARETLRVMMEVQKRQRLETAERFQKHLERVVEMIQGCLASLPDDLPQPNSSSMGEAGGAGSAGASRLKAEPMDVDVTGASCMVAQTDKNVPCKKDKVWDKDAAMCSIIDEMT